Proteins encoded by one window of Electrophorus electricus isolate fEleEle1 chromosome 17, fEleEle1.pri, whole genome shotgun sequence:
- the hsdl2 gene encoding hydroxysteroid dehydrogenase-like protein 2, producing the protein MLQNTGKLSGRTLFITGASRGIGKAIALKAARDGANVVIAAKTAEAHPKLPGTIYTAAEEIEAAGGKALPCIVDVRDEKQVNVAVENAVHKFGGIDILVNNASAINLTGTLETPMKKVDLMLGINLRGTYMTSKLCIPHLLKSKNPHILNLSPPLNLNPVWFKNHTAYTMAKYGMSMCVLGMAEEFQGSVAVNALWPKTAIQTAAMDMLGGPGIAKQCRKVEIMADAAYAVLSKPVSYTGQFVIDEDILRKEGIKDFDVYAVKPGHPLLPDFFLDEEPQKVQKLMEDQGATPAFKAVDEAAVSVRIADIFNVFKRRITTELVKSTQGVYKFELSGKDPGVWYVDLKNEGGSAGSGEPPNNADVVMSMDSDNFVKMFTGNLMPTMAYMSGKLKIEGDLSLAIKLEKLMALMNKSKL; encoded by the exons ATGCTGCAAAACACGGG AAAGCTGTCCGGACGCACCCTGTTCATAACGGGTGCAAGTAGAGGCATCGGTAAAGCCATCGCTCTCAAAGCTGCCAGGGACGGTGCCAATGTGGTCATAGCGGCCAAAACCGCCGAAGCGCACCCCAAACTGCCTGGCACTATCTACACAGCCGCTGAAGAAA TCGAAGCGGCGGGCGGAAAGGCCTTACCGTGCATCGTTGATGTTCGGGATGAAAAGCAGGTCAATGTTGCCGTAGAAAACGCGGTGCATAAATTTGGAG GGATCGACATCTTGGTGAATAATGCTAGTGCAATCAACCTGACGGGGACCCTAGAAACACCCATGAAGAAAGTGGATCTTATGTTGGGTATCAATCTCAGAGGAACATATATGAC GTCCAAGCTTTGTATCCCACACCTACTGAAGAGTAAAAATCCACACATCCTCAACCTCAGTCCACCACTTAACCTTAATCCTGTCTGGTTTAAGAATCACACAG CATACACAATGGCAAAATATGGCATGTCTATGTGTGTCCTTGGAATGGCTGAAGAATTCCAGGGATCCGTTGCTGTTAACGCCTTATGGCCCAAGACAG CTATTCAGACGGCGGCTATGGATATGCTCGGTGGGCCAGGAATAGCAAAACAGTGCCGGAAAGTTGAAATAATGGCAGATGCTGCTTATGCTGTACTTAGCAAACCCGTCAGCTATACAGGACAGTTTGTCATTGATGAGGACATTCTCAGGAAGGAAGGCATTAAAGACTTTGATGTATATGCAGTCAAGCCAG GTCATCCTTTGCTTCCGGACTTCTTTCTGGATGAAGAACCACAGAAGGTTCAGAAGCTGATGGAGGATCAAG GTGCTACTCCTGCTTTCAAGGCTGTTGATGAAGCAGCTGTCAGTGTACGCATCGCCGACATATTTAATGTGTTCAAGAGACGCATCACCACCGAGCTGGTCAAAAGCACGCAGGGAGTCTACAAGTTCGAGCTGTCAG GGAAGGATCCAGGAGTGTGGTATGTCGACCTGAAGAACGAGGGTGGCAGCGCAGGCAGTGGTGAACCCCCGAACAACGCTGATGTGGTCATGAGCATGGACAGTGACAACTTTGTCAAGATGTTCACAG GGAATCTAATGCCCACCATGGCCTATATGTCTGGGAAGTTGAAGATCGAAGGAGATCTGTCCCTGGCCATCAAACTGGAGAAGCTAATGGCCTTGATGAACAAGTCCAAGTTGTAA